One Triticum dicoccoides isolate Atlit2015 ecotype Zavitan chromosome 5B, WEW_v2.0, whole genome shotgun sequence genomic window carries:
- the LOC119311695 gene encoding mediator of RNA polymerase II transcription subunit 19a-like, which yields MSGSNQMASDGKFGKGPRELTGAVDLISRYRLLNHHSFFCKKPLPLAISDTHYLQNVVGDTEIRKGEGMEIDQLIQSPDLREKKTAYIKPFDMETLGHAFQLRETAPVDLPSAEKGTPTISGNSKVKSRDKVKKHKKHKAKDKDKEQKKHKHRHKDRSKDKDKDKDKEKEKEKEKEKEKEKEKDKDKEKKKEKSVHHDLGGDNSKKHHEKKRKHEGMENLAAGRNHKKTQKRKVQ from the exons ATGTCAGGCTCTAATCAGATGGCTTCAGATGGTAAATTTGGAAAAG GTCCTCGGGAGCTCACTGGGGCTGTTGATTTAATTAGCCGCTACAGGCTGCTGAACCATCACAGTTTCTTTTGTAAGAAACCATTGCCACTGGCTATCTCAGATACACATTATCTTCAGAATGTTGTGGGTGACACTGAAATCCGTAAAGGAGAAGGGATGGAGATAGATCAACTCATTCAGAGTCCAGACCTGAGGGAGAAGAAGACTGCTTATATTAAACCCTTTGACATGGAAACACTAGGACACGCATTTCAGTTGCGAGAAACAGCGCCAGTAGATCTGCCTTCG GCTGAAAAAGGTACTCCGACTATATCGGGAAATTCAAAGGTTAAGTCCAGGGACAAAGTCAAGAAGCATAAAAAGCACAAGGCGAAAGACAAGGACAAGGAACAGAAGAAGCACAAACATCGCCATAAGGATCGGAGTAAAGACAAAGACAAAGACAAAGACaaagagaaagagaaggagaaagagaaagagaaagagaaagagaaggagaaagacaaagacaaagaaaagaaaaaagagaagagtGTGCATCATGATTTGGGAGGTGATAATTCCAAAAAACATCATGAGAAG AAGAGGAAACATGAAGGAATGGAAAATTTGGCGGCTGGACGTAACCACAAAAAAA CACAAAAGCGCAAAGTTCAATGA